Proteins from a single region of Fibrobacter sp. UWH6:
- a CDS encoding DUF6588 family protein, translating into MKTISRIAFAFSCLAATANTFAMDAKGWASTYESMAAFEDKGVLNEYYNNRPGYVKPIIDNLGNVLNSNWYVSANVPQSLTFEVGMPFSIVPIGDDDRKFSETFDINGTPMAFDVPTIFGEHGNPQENTGLVYGNETLNGLGVFTYPYLQVAGSFYHARVVLRGMFLPSISNLTKFNLFGFGLQYSFGHLFQYMLPPAAQGLDVSFVFGYSTSGIGYRPDEYKGSLDLDVSATTFDVVIGYKPINFIEVMMTLGYQSATMKSSGHMYQVAGTDPFTGAEIETNVINPNISVDGNNGFKFGLAVAFQFGSSFHPVLGFDYAGKSSYTTNVLYFRQQLGHDKTPDEIAKEKGYVRGAVNEKEESKVESVQEEAQDSYNEMNDSAEQISNEEPVADNSNDDFDSPSYDD; encoded by the coding sequence ATGAAAACAATCTCTAGAATCGCTTTCGCTTTCAGCTGCCTCGCAGCAACCGCCAACACATTTGCCATGGACGCCAAGGGCTGGGCATCCACCTACGAATCCATGGCCGCCTTCGAAGACAAGGGCGTACTCAACGAGTATTACAACAACCGCCCCGGCTATGTAAAGCCCATTATCGACAATCTGGGCAATGTGCTGAACAGCAACTGGTATGTAAGCGCAAACGTTCCCCAGAGTCTGACATTTGAAGTGGGCATGCCCTTCTCCATCGTCCCTATCGGAGATGATGACAGAAAATTCTCCGAAACCTTTGACATCAACGGAACTCCCATGGCCTTCGATGTCCCCACCATTTTCGGCGAACACGGCAATCCCCAGGAAAACACCGGCCTAGTTTACGGTAACGAGACCTTGAACGGTCTGGGAGTTTTCACTTACCCCTATCTGCAAGTTGCAGGTAGTTTCTACCACGCACGCGTTGTCCTGCGCGGTATGTTCCTGCCCAGCATCAGCAACCTGACCAAGTTCAATCTTTTCGGTTTCGGTCTGCAGTATAGTTTCGGTCACCTGTTCCAGTATATGTTGCCTCCCGCAGCCCAGGGCCTTGACGTAAGCTTTGTCTTCGGCTACAGCACCAGCGGCATCGGCTACCGCCCCGACGAATACAAGGGCTCTCTCGACCTGGATGTTTCCGCCACCACGTTTGACGTTGTCATTGGCTATAAGCCCATCAACTTTATCGAAGTGATGATGACCTTGGGTTACCAGAGCGCCACCATGAAGTCTTCTGGCCACATGTACCAGGTTGCCGGAACAGATCCCTTCACCGGCGCTGAAATCGAAACCAACGTTATTAACCCCAACATTTCTGTAGACGGCAATAACGGTTTCAAGTTCGGCCTGGCCGTGGCCTTCCAGTTCGGTAGTTCCTTCCACCCGGTTCTCGGATTCGATTACGCCGGCAAGTCCAGCTACACAACCAACGTACTTTACTTCCGTCAGCAGTTGGGTCACGACAAGACCCCCGACGAAATCGCAAAGGAAAAGGGTTACGTTCGCGGCGCCGTGAACGAAAAGGAAGAATCCAAGGTTGAATCAGTCCAGGAAGAAGCTCAGGATTCCTACAATGAAATGAATGACTCTGCAGAACAGATTTCCAACGAAGAACCTGTCGCAGATAATTCCAACGACGATTTCGACTCCCCGTCTTACGACGATTAA
- a CDS encoding carbon starvation protein A produces the protein MITFLIGVAILIGGYFTYGKFVEHVFGPDDRKTPATENPDGVDRLVLPHWKNMLIQLLNIAGIGPVIGVILGIKFGAIVFILLPLGNVLGGAVHDYFSGMVSMRNNGYNVPALSRKFMGKGPSKVVMTLISVALILVGAVFTNTPAQLINTPILVGNAVSPTLFWIAVACIFVYYFLSTFFPIDKIIGRIYPVFGGLLILASLAILVGIAPNLNVLDEINFNDFGSNFTQHPAHQPILPMLFVTIACGIISGFHSTQSPLVARTEFTEKTGRQTFYGMMILEGLIGMIWAAGGMFIYHLHPELITGASGVKVLSTLVSTVLPFAPISVLVVVGVIVLAITSGDTSLRSLRLTIAELLHIDQTSAKNRLFLTVPMFAICLAIIFWSNLDKEGFNILWNYFSWSNQLMAVCSLCVTVVYLRCKKKNFWIALLPCMFMTFITADYILWVSPTNLKGAPVGFGLDYNTARVMAVFVAIALGVWLVRRGKELSRRNEFNPDKWDHELDKKNNFNPQLRRKQK, from the coding sequence ATGATTACTTTCCTAATTGGCGTTGCTATCCTTATTGGCGGCTACTTCACTTACGGCAAGTTCGTAGAACACGTGTTCGGCCCCGACGACCGCAAGACTCCCGCCACCGAAAATCCCGATGGTGTGGACCGTCTGGTTCTCCCCCACTGGAAGAATATGCTGATCCAGCTTTTGAACATTGCCGGTATCGGTCCTGTGATTGGCGTGATTCTGGGCATCAAGTTCGGCGCCATCGTCTTCATCTTGCTGCCTCTGGGAAACGTGCTGGGCGGAGCCGTACACGATTACTTTAGCGGTATGGTCAGCATGCGCAACAACGGTTACAACGTGCCGGCCCTTTCCCGCAAGTTCATGGGCAAGGGTCCTTCCAAGGTGGTAATGACCTTGATTTCCGTAGCCCTGATTTTGGTGGGCGCCGTATTCACCAACACCCCCGCCCAGCTGATCAACACCCCCATCCTCGTCGGTAACGCCGTATCCCCCACCCTGTTCTGGATTGCGGTGGCCTGCATTTTCGTTTACTACTTCCTCAGCACATTCTTCCCCATCGACAAGATTATCGGACGTATCTACCCGGTGTTCGGCGGTTTGCTGATTTTAGCCTCTCTCGCCATTCTCGTGGGTATCGCCCCCAACCTGAACGTACTTGACGAAATCAACTTCAACGACTTCGGCAGCAACTTTACGCAACATCCGGCTCACCAGCCCATCTTGCCCATGCTGTTCGTAACCATCGCCTGCGGCATCATCAGCGGATTCCATAGTACCCAGAGCCCTCTGGTGGCACGTACCGAATTTACCGAAAAGACCGGCCGTCAGACATTCTACGGTATGATGATTCTGGAAGGTCTCATCGGTATGATCTGGGCTGCCGGCGGTATGTTCATCTATCACCTCCATCCGGAACTGATTACTGGCGCCAGCGGCGTCAAGGTCTTGAGCACCCTGGTTTCTACCGTGCTGCCCTTCGCCCCCATTTCTGTGCTGGTCGTGGTTGGCGTGATTGTACTTGCCATTACCAGTGGCGACACAAGCCTCCGCAGCCTCCGTCTGACCATTGCAGAACTTTTGCACATTGATCAGACTTCCGCCAAGAACCGTTTGTTCTTGACCGTTCCCATGTTCGCCATCTGCCTTGCCATTATCTTCTGGAGCAATCTGGACAAGGAAGGTTTCAACATCCTGTGGAACTACTTCAGTTGGAGTAACCAGCTCATGGCCGTCTGCAGCCTCTGCGTTACCGTGGTCTACCTTCGCTGCAAGAAAAAGAATTTCTGGATTGCACTTCTGCCCTGCATGTTCATGACTTTCATTACCGCAGATTATATCCTCTGGGTCAGCCCCACCAACTTGAAGGGAGCTCCCGTAGGTTTCGGTCTGGACTATAACACCGCAAGAGTCATGGCCGTATTCGTAGCCATCGCCCTGGGCGTTTGGCTGGTCCGTCGCGGCAAGGAACTTTCCAGGAGGAACGAATTCAACCCCGACAAGTGGGACCACGAACTGGACAAGAAGAATAACTTCAATCCGCAGTTGCGCAGAAAACAAAAGTAA
- a CDS encoding ATP-dependent RecD-like DNA helicase, which translates to MQIQGTIKSITFHSPQNGFTVLRLNEAESKKVVVVTGTLPELNVGENIKFEGEWGRHPKFGTQFKCTSFELIAMADDSDVVAYLGSGLCQGIGPKTAQNIYDVFGEETFDVLDNDPDRFRSVKIKGLPKAKVELFLARWQEARHSRETMMFLYSHGIVGSIAKKLWTRFGQGTVPKIRDNPYMLCEEVFGIGFLKADEIAMKLGLPKDSPTRMQEALLYTLQEASMGDGHVFLPREQLLSRAIKNLRIDIYDEDSVNRLIDQFDILCGNERIRRINDDCFHPLLFNAEQRIADNIKFRLCNTAYEAIGEEFANRELRDWERAQKFSFDPIQRDAIIQALSHRMFIITGGPGTGKTTILKGILHLARKLGDNILLAAPTGRAAKRMGECCGEKASTIHRLLEMDPVSRKFSKNGLNQLDCNLLVIDEFSMVDTWLAASLLDAIPMKARIVIVGDADQLPSVGPGNVLNDLLSSPGFPHIRLQHIFRQASDNDIAEKASKINQGITPTPLDGPNFHFVPFETPEECKAHLEQLISTGIKSKLDINLTEQMQVLVPMRKGPLGIFELNPFLQGLLNPNVPRHKMMGVEWSQGDRVMQVKNNYEKNVFNGDVGTIWRVDAVNKKITVFYDDKTVDYEDDELEELTLAYACTIHKSQGSEYPAVIVVLDSSHYVMLQRNLIYTAITRAKGHVWILSAPGSLHQAIRTIRNARRFTRLTERLATGF; encoded by the coding sequence ATGCAAATCCAGGGGACCATTAAATCCATCACATTCCACAGTCCGCAGAATGGCTTTACCGTTTTGCGCCTTAATGAGGCGGAATCCAAGAAGGTGGTAGTGGTCACGGGAACCCTCCCGGAACTGAACGTAGGCGAGAATATAAAGTTCGAAGGAGAATGGGGACGTCACCCCAAGTTCGGCACACAGTTCAAGTGTACATCCTTTGAACTCATCGCCATGGCCGACGACAGCGACGTGGTGGCCTACCTGGGTAGCGGACTTTGCCAGGGTATCGGTCCCAAGACCGCGCAGAACATCTATGATGTTTTTGGCGAAGAAACTTTCGACGTTTTAGACAACGATCCAGACCGTTTTCGCAGCGTAAAAATTAAAGGTCTGCCCAAGGCCAAGGTGGAACTTTTCCTGGCCCGCTGGCAAGAGGCTCGCCACAGCCGCGAAACCATGATGTTCCTGTACAGCCACGGCATCGTAGGAAGCATCGCCAAAAAACTCTGGACCCGATTCGGCCAGGGGACTGTCCCCAAGATCCGCGACAATCCCTACATGCTCTGCGAGGAAGTTTTCGGCATCGGCTTTTTAAAGGCTGACGAAATCGCCATGAAGCTGGGGCTCCCCAAGGACAGTCCCACCCGTATGCAGGAAGCCTTGCTGTACACCCTGCAGGAAGCCTCCATGGGAGACGGCCACGTATTCCTCCCTAGGGAACAGTTGCTGAGCCGCGCCATCAAAAATCTGCGAATTGACATTTACGATGAGGATTCCGTAAACCGTCTTATTGACCAGTTCGACATCCTCTGCGGCAACGAAAGAATCAGACGTATAAACGACGACTGTTTCCACCCCCTCCTATTTAACGCCGAGCAGCGAATTGCAGACAACATCAAATTCCGTTTATGCAATACCGCCTACGAAGCCATCGGCGAAGAATTCGCCAACAGGGAATTACGGGACTGGGAAAGGGCACAGAAATTTTCTTTTGACCCCATTCAGCGCGACGCCATTATCCAGGCTCTGAGCCACAGGATGTTCATCATCACGGGCGGACCCGGCACCGGTAAGACCACCATTCTAAAGGGCATCCTCCATCTGGCCAGAAAGCTGGGCGACAACATCCTGCTTGCCGCCCCCACGGGCCGTGCCGCCAAGCGCATGGGCGAATGCTGTGGCGAAAAGGCAAGCACCATCCACCGCCTTCTGGAAATGGATCCGGTTTCCAGGAAATTCTCGAAAAACGGTTTGAACCAGCTGGATTGTAACCTGCTGGTCATTGACGAATTCAGTATGGTGGATACCTGGCTTGCCGCCTCTCTGTTAGACGCAATCCCCATGAAGGCCCGCATCGTCATTGTTGGCGACGCCGACCAGTTGCCAAGTGTCGGACCTGGCAACGTATTGAACGATTTACTCAGCAGCCCCGGCTTCCCCCATATCCGTCTGCAGCACATTTTCCGTCAGGCCAGCGACAACGACATCGCCGAAAAGGCAAGCAAGATTAACCAGGGAATCACCCCCACTCCCCTTGACGGCCCCAACTTTCACTTTGTCCCCTTCGAGACTCCCGAAGAATGCAAGGCCCATCTGGAGCAGTTAATCTCCACCGGCATCAAGAGCAAACTGGACATCAATCTCACCGAGCAGATGCAGGTCCTGGTGCCTATGCGCAAGGGTCCCCTTGGTATTTTCGAGTTGAACCCCTTCCTGCAAGGTTTGCTGAACCCCAATGTTCCCCGCCACAAGATGATGGGCGTCGAATGGAGCCAGGGCGATCGCGTCATGCAGGTGAAGAACAACTACGAAAAGAACGTCTTTAACGGCGACGTCGGTACAATCTGGCGCGTGGACGCGGTCAACAAGAAGATTACCGTTTTCTACGACGACAAGACCGTAGACTACGAAGACGACGAGTTGGAAGAACTGACCCTAGCCTACGCCTGCACCATCCACAAGAGCCAGGGCAGCGAATACCCGGCAGTCATCGTGGTACTGGATTCCAGCCATTACGTTATGCTCCAGCGGAACCTGATCTACACGGCCATTACCCGTGCCAAGGGCCATGTATGGATCCTCTCGGCACCCGGTTCCCTGCACCAGGCCATACGTACCATCCGTAACGCCCGCCGCTTTACCCGTCTTACCGAAAGGCTGGCTACAGGATTCTAA
- a CDS encoding glycosyltransferase codes for MLFTVLTYTVVSLLAVFCLFYAWLEVRFFRALGSVRKGDSDVEPAPKVSILIAARNEEEGIRETLESVMKQDYRGFWEVWVADDRSTDRTPKILAEYVDKYPDRFHVLTIKDIPEGVSPKKHALSLMIEACNGEILCLTDADCIVKPTWVTGIVAEFEPGIELVAGHSYIPTVKGKSSVLICMQAVETLIYRVAGTAGLAMHLPLTSTGNNLAYRKSFFKSVKGFENVIKIQSGDDDLLMQKLAADRPWAMRYCINEATFVTTNGKETLKELWEQRKRWASKTIYYTPKIVFVLSMVFLFLLMECIGAALSPFSFTIFLATAITFVVKCAGDLILILRGLRIFRQEHLIKWCIPVEFIHAPFTVLAVLFGLFGRFKWK; via the coding sequence ATGCTTTTTACAGTGCTTACATACACAGTGGTTTCACTCCTGGCAGTGTTCTGCCTTTTTTACGCATGGCTCGAAGTGCGCTTTTTCCGCGCGCTGGGTTCTGTGCGTAAGGGCGACTCCGATGTGGAACCCGCTCCAAAGGTAAGCATCCTCATTGCGGCCCGAAACGAAGAAGAAGGGATCCGCGAAACTCTTGAATCGGTCATGAAGCAGGATTACCGCGGTTTTTGGGAAGTCTGGGTCGCCGATGACCGCAGCACAGACAGAACTCCCAAAATCCTGGCCGAGTACGTCGACAAATACCCCGACAGGTTCCATGTCCTGACCATCAAGGACATTCCCGAGGGAGTCAGCCCCAAGAAGCACGCCCTGAGCCTGATGATCGAGGCCTGCAACGGCGAAATCCTCTGCCTGACCGACGCCGACTGCATCGTAAAGCCCACCTGGGTCACAGGCATCGTCGCCGAATTCGAACCCGGCATTGAACTGGTAGCAGGCCACTCCTACATTCCCACGGTCAAGGGTAAGTCTAGCGTTCTAATCTGTATGCAGGCCGTAGAGACTCTTATATATAGAGTGGCAGGAACCGCTGGCTTGGCCATGCACCTGCCCCTGACCAGTACCGGTAACAACCTGGCCTACCGCAAGAGTTTTTTCAAGAGCGTCAAGGGCTTCGAAAACGTCATCAAGATCCAGAGCGGCGACGACGACCTGCTGATGCAGAAACTGGCAGCCGACCGCCCCTGGGCCATGCGCTACTGTATCAACGAAGCCACCTTCGTTACGACTAACGGCAAGGAAACCCTGAAGGAACTTTGGGAACAGCGCAAACGCTGGGCCTCCAAGACCATATATTACACACCGAAAATCGTTTTCGTACTGAGCATGGTGTTCCTGTTCCTGCTGATGGAATGCATCGGGGCGGCCCTTTCACCGTTCAGCTTTACAATTTTCCTGGCCACAGCGATAACATTCGTCGTCAAGTGCGCCGGTGACCTGATTTTAATACTCCGGGGGCTAAGAATCTTTAGGCAGGAACACTTGATCAAATGGTGTATCCCGGTGGAGTTCATCCACGCCCCCTTCACCGTTCTGGCCGTACTCTTCGGCCTCTTCGGACGCTTCAAATGGAAGTAA
- a CDS encoding DNA topoisomerase III: MATAKATDTTAAKATKTAKAAKPATKAKKSAVPVEGKTLIIAEKPSVALDLVKVLGQKNFTKGNGVYESDTTIVSHAIGHLVEIADPKEIDERYKKWEMSTLPMLPEKFPLSANPTTKSQLSILSKLIKRKDVTTLVNACDAGREGELIFFYILDYVLKGKFTGKTIKRLWMQSMTPAAIQEAFDNMRDGADMENLKAAAICRSEADWLIGMNGSRGLTAYNSSMGGFQITPCGRVQTPTLAIIVNREEERHQFVPKKFWTIEANFDNSGNNYQGKWFTPNGDSKQKQIFDEAKVQEILSKCKGKTGTIEETTAPSFQKCGPLYDLTTLQREANNRFGFSAKTTLSIAQALYERHKATTYPRTDSKHLPEDYVGPVKATLGKITGSLSTFAQTALNNNWVVKTPKVFDNKKISDHFAIIPTGIMPTDLSEAEQKVFNMICQRFIAVFYPPAKYLNTTRVTTVENETFITEGKILVEPGFKAVYGKDADDEANIPQLKGDKAKTVEIEAKEDFTKPPAHYTESTLLSMMESAGKLVEDEELRDAMKERGLGTPATRAAIIEKLVTDKYVVRDGKDMIATAKAFDLIKVLKAMDIEALTSPELTGEWEYKMEQIEKGKETRENFMNGIVEMTRTMVKNIKGFKEESTTGEASFSPVNGKKVFETVSRYTTEDGIVIRKMIGGKRLSNEEIVELLTNHKIGPLTGFRSKKGVEFSAVVIINDQNKIEFVFDDNKEGSEIELGQQVGNSPLDNSAVYETMTGYVSDSYVKKEPSGLQLPKILLGKEIPLEQIQKMLSGTEVKTELIKGFRSNKTHRTFDAFLYIDKKGKLKFDFPPREFKPRRWGAKKASASKSSDEDYVP; the protein is encoded by the coding sequence ATGGCAACAGCAAAGGCAACTGATACTACTGCGGCAAAGGCTACAAAAACTGCAAAGGCAGCTAAGCCCGCCACAAAAGCAAAGAAATCTGCAGTCCCCGTCGAAGGGAAGACTCTCATTATTGCAGAAAAGCCCAGCGTCGCCCTGGACTTGGTCAAGGTCCTAGGCCAGAAAAACTTCACCAAGGGAAACGGCGTCTACGAAAGTGACACCACCATCGTCAGTCACGCCATCGGCCATTTGGTTGAAATCGCCGACCCCAAGGAAATCGACGAACGATACAAGAAGTGGGAAATGAGCACCCTCCCCATGTTGCCGGAGAAGTTCCCCCTTTCTGCCAACCCCACCACCAAGAGCCAGCTTTCCATCCTGAGCAAGCTGATCAAGCGCAAGGACGTAACCACCCTCGTAAACGCTTGCGATGCTGGCCGCGAAGGTGAATTGATATTCTTCTACATCCTGGACTACGTGCTGAAGGGCAAGTTCACAGGCAAGACCATCAAGCGCCTGTGGATGCAGAGTATGACCCCCGCCGCCATCCAGGAAGCCTTTGACAACATGCGCGACGGCGCCGACATGGAAAACCTGAAGGCCGCCGCCATCTGCCGTAGCGAAGCCGACTGGCTTATCGGTATGAACGGCAGCCGCGGACTTACCGCCTACAACAGTTCCATGGGCGGTTTCCAGATTACCCCCTGCGGCCGTGTGCAGACCCCCACCCTCGCCATCATCGTGAACCGCGAAGAAGAACGCCACCAGTTCGTCCCCAAGAAGTTCTGGACCATCGAGGCCAACTTCGACAACAGCGGCAACAACTATCAGGGCAAGTGGTTTACCCCCAACGGCGACAGCAAGCAGAAACAGATTTTTGACGAAGCCAAGGTCCAGGAAATCCTTTCCAAGTGCAAGGGCAAGACTGGTACCATCGAAGAGACCACCGCACCCAGTTTCCAGAAGTGCGGCCCCCTGTACGACCTGACTACCCTCCAGCGCGAAGCCAACAACCGTTTCGGCTTTAGCGCCAAGACAACCCTTTCAATCGCCCAGGCCCTCTACGAACGCCACAAGGCAACCACCTACCCCCGTACCGACAGCAAGCACTTGCCCGAAGACTACGTAGGTCCCGTCAAGGCCACCCTCGGAAAAATTACAGGCTCCCTGTCCACTTTCGCACAGACCGCCCTCAACAACAACTGGGTCGTAAAGACACCCAAGGTTTTCGACAACAAGAAGATCTCGGACCACTTTGCCATTATCCCCACAGGCATCATGCCCACAGACCTGAGCGAAGCGGAACAGAAAGTGTTCAACATGATCTGTCAGCGTTTTATCGCTGTCTTCTACCCGCCTGCAAAATACCTGAACACCACCCGCGTGACCACCGTCGAAAACGAGACCTTCATTACCGAAGGCAAGATCCTGGTGGAACCCGGTTTCAAGGCCGTGTACGGCAAGGATGCAGACGACGAAGCCAACATCCCGCAGCTGAAGGGCGACAAGGCCAAGACCGTTGAAATTGAAGCCAAGGAAGACTTTACCAAGCCTCCTGCCCACTACACCGAAAGTACCCTCCTCTCCATGATGGAAAGTGCCGGTAAACTGGTGGAAGACGAAGAACTCCGCGACGCCATGAAGGAACGCGGCTTGGGCACTCCTGCCACCCGCGCAGCCATTATCGAAAAGCTAGTCACCGACAAGTACGTGGTCCGCGACGGCAAGGACATGATCGCTACGGCCAAGGCCTTCGACCTGATCAAGGTATTAAAGGCTATGGATATTGAGGCCCTCACAAGTCCAGAGCTAACTGGTGAGTGGGAATATAAGATGGAGCAGATCGAGAAGGGCAAGGAAACCCGAGAGAACTTCATGAACGGCATTGTAGAAATGACCCGCACCATGGTGAAGAACATCAAGGGCTTCAAGGAAGAAAGCACTACAGGCGAAGCAAGTTTCAGCCCGGTGAACGGCAAGAAGGTTTTCGAGACCGTCAGCCGATACACCACCGAAGATGGAATCGTCATCCGCAAGATGATCGGCGGCAAGAGACTTTCCAACGAAGAAATCGTGGAACTCCTGACCAACCACAAGATTGGTCCCCTTACCGGATTCCGCAGCAAGAAGGGCGTAGAATTTTCTGCCGTAGTTATCATCAACGACCAGAACAAAATCGAGTTCGTCTTCGATGATAACAAGGAAGGATCCGAAATTGAATTGGGCCAGCAGGTAGGCAACTCTCCGCTGGACAACTCCGCTGTGTACGAAACCATGACCGGTTACGTCAGCGATAGCTATGTAAAGAAGGAACCTAGCGGCCTGCAGCTGCCCAAGATTCTTCTCGGCAAGGAAATTCCCCTGGAACAGATCCAGAAGATGCTCTCCGGAACCGAAGTGAAGACCGAACTGATCAAGGGTTTCCGCAGCAACAAGACACACCGCACCTTTGACGCTTTCCTCTACATCGACAAGAAAGGCAAGTTAAAGTTTGACTTCCCGCCCAGAGAATTCAAGCCTCGCCGTTGGGGCGCCAAGAAGGCCTCCGCAAGCAAGAGCTCCGATGAAGATTATGTTCCGTAA
- a CDS encoding glycoside hydrolase family 3 N-terminal domain-containing protein translates to MKFRTAVFIVSSAFCAVFAQPVPSALDSAVMQVSPDTSQDIVLQDLSAMAAKAAADSVTVNESVASTGTDAESTAGTTSAGAVSAESAPESAAEPTATAATATESIQDTAAVPNPYDLPDALMPLWNSMSIKQKAAQMVMVYMTPASFMIDNEFGGILVMRSHLKDLEKFKDVISTINDSLAIPPVVAVDQEGGRVNRISSISPQWARTPSAKAMRKMEADSIQQLAQQIGNVLKEAGINMNLAPVLDPAKDSRGKRSFMEESDRSWGEDTTNAYKVRAFVKGMAQSGIVCVSKHFPGYDSWTNSDHQIAISTTPKKSIKKNVAFFNALAADIPITMMSSVRFVRVSNRPAVFEPKIISLARRMSPETVILTDDLWGVSLRAWISGTERVTSKNYPSKDFKKLVQTALSAGNDMFMITYPQKAVEMVKILTAMSNQNAKYKQRIEESCARILKMKYRAGILK, encoded by the coding sequence TTGAAATTTAGAACAGCAGTCTTTATTGTATCAAGCGCATTCTGTGCCGTTTTCGCACAGCCGGTGCCGTCTGCCCTAGACAGTGCCGTCATGCAGGTTTCCCCGGACACGTCCCAGGATATTGTCCTGCAGGACCTTTCTGCCATGGCCGCCAAGGCCGCCGCAGATTCCGTTACCGTCAACGAGTCCGTCGCAAGTACCGGAACCGACGCAGAATCCACAGCAGGCACCACCTCCGCAGGCGCCGTCTCCGCAGAATCAGCCCCTGAATCTGCCGCAGAGCCCACTGCAACCGCAGCCACCGCAACAGAGTCCATCCAGGACACCGCAGCGGTCCCAAACCCCTACGACCTTCCCGACGCCTTGATGCCCCTATGGAATTCCATGAGCATCAAGCAAAAGGCCGCCCAGATGGTCATGGTCTATATGACCCCCGCCAGCTTCATGATCGATAATGAATTCGGCGGTATCCTTGTAATGCGCAGTCACCTTAAGGATCTGGAAAAATTCAAGGATGTCATCAGCACCATCAACGACAGCCTCGCAATCCCTCCCGTCGTCGCCGTAGACCAGGAAGGCGGACGAGTAAACCGCATCTCCAGCATCTCGCCCCAGTGGGCAAGAACTCCCAGCGCTAAGGCCATGAGAAAAATGGAGGCGGACTCTATCCAGCAACTGGCTCAGCAAATCGGAAACGTGCTGAAGGAAGCGGGAATCAACATGAATCTGGCTCCCGTCCTGGACCCGGCAAAAGACAGCCGAGGCAAGCGTTCCTTCATGGAAGAATCGGACCGCAGCTGGGGCGAAGACACCACCAATGCCTACAAGGTCCGCGCCTTCGTAAAGGGCATGGCCCAGAGCGGCATCGTCTGCGTTTCCAAGCATTTTCCCGGTTATGATTCCTGGACAAATAGCGACCACCAGATTGCCATCAGCACCACTCCCAAAAAGTCAATCAAGAAAAACGTCGCATTTTTCAACGCCCTCGCCGCAGACATTCCCATCACCATGATGAGCAGCGTCCGCTTTGTCCGCGTGTCAAACCGCCCTGCCGTTTTCGAGCCCAAGATTATTTCGCTGGCCCGTCGCATGTCACCAGAAACAGTCATCCTCACCGACGACCTGTGGGGCGTTTCACTCCGCGCCTGGATCAGTGGGACCGAACGAGTCACCAGCAAAAACTACCCCTCTAAGGATTTCAAGAAACTTGTGCAGACAGCCCTCTCCGCCGGCAACGACATGTTCATGATTACCTATCCCCAGAAAGCAGTGGAAATGGTAAAAATCCTTACGGCCATGTCCAATCAGAACGCCAAGTACAAACAGAGAATCGAAGAGTCCTGCGCCCGTATTCTTAAAATGAAATACCGCGCCGGCATTCTAAAGTAA
- a CDS encoding PolC-type DNA polymerase III has protein sequence MKFAVVDLETTGGTPENGRITEIGIVLLDDFEVVKTYQVLLDPGMPIQPFVQNLTGITDEMVQGQPQFASVAEEVAELLQGRIFVAHNVQFDCRFLRAELRRCCIKIDPPRLCTVKLTRRYFPGQGSYSLHNLIMSLNLPDFNHHRALADAMAAAELLKLCLQKAGPEKIRKEVKNITKAEAEVMF, from the coding sequence ATGAAGTTTGCTGTTGTGGATTTGGAGACCACCGGCGGTACGCCGGAAAATGGTCGCATTACAGAAATCGGGATTGTTCTGCTGGATGATTTCGAGGTGGTGAAGACGTACCAGGTCTTGCTGGATCCGGGAATGCCCATACAGCCTTTTGTGCAGAACTTAACCGGAATTACCGACGAGATGGTTCAGGGGCAGCCGCAGTTTGCTTCTGTTGCCGAGGAAGTTGCCGAACTTTTGCAGGGCCGCATTTTCGTGGCGCACAATGTTCAGTTCGACTGCCGTTTTTTGCGGGCTGAATTGCGTCGTTGTTGCATCAAGATTGATCCGCCCAGGCTTTGCACTGTAAAGTTGACCCGTCGATATTTTCCGGGGCAGGGGAGTTACAGCCTGCACAACCTGATCATGAGTTTGAATCTTCCGGACTTTAATCACCACCGGGCGCTGGCAGATGCCATGGCTGCTGCGGAATTGCTGAAGCTGTGCCTGCAGAAAGCAGGTCCTGAAAAAATCCGGAAGGAAGTGAAGAACATTACCAAGGCTGAAGCAGAAGTGATGTTCTAA